A stretch of the Cottoperca gobio chromosome 2, fCotGob3.1, whole genome shotgun sequence genome encodes the following:
- the cldn10e gene encoding claudin-10, translating to MQIRVVQIWGFLMTVLGWIFVACTMAMEGWKITSIGGMGGSSIIKVAWYWSSLWRSCFTDSTAVSNCYDYPVLWSVEGHVQIVRGLLMSALSLGMLGFVLSLMGMECTFIGGKDRSKYKKIYAGGLCHIISGLLSTCGYAVYAQYVSVEYFNPNFDGLKYDLGTPMFLGWVGSAFHLTGGFFYLWSVCTPLCGREATVITVQALPDSEQNKSTTALSTVSEITSKTKVSSVSELSSKSERSDLSGISSRSGRTDKSGRSSKTGRTSRSTGSSGSSGSSGSSGVSSRSSVSTLSESRSSGSSRTVSSLSGSSRSETTVHQKL from the exons ATGCAGATCCGTGTGGTGCAGATCTGGGGTTTCCTGATGACAGTTTTGGGCTGGATCTTCGTGGCCTGCACCATGGCCATGGAGGGCTGGAAAATCACCTCCATCGGGGGCATGGGGGGCTCCTCCATCATCAAGGTGGCCTGGTACTGGTCCAGCCTGTGGAGATCCTGTTTTACAGACTCAACTGCTGTCAGCAACTGTTACGACTACCCTGTGCTCTGGTCTGTGGAGG gCCATGTCCAGATAGTGCGAGGCCTGCTGATGTCAGCTCTTTCCCTGGGCATGCTGGGGTTCGTGCTCAGTCTGATGGGTATGGAGTGCACCTTCATCGGGGGAAAAGATCGGTCAAAGTACAAGAAGATCTATGCCGGCGGATTATGCCACATAATCAGCG GTTTGCTGTCCACGTGTGGGTATGCAGTTTATGCCCAGTATGTCTCAGTAGAATACTTCAACCCTAACTTTGATGGACTGAA GTATGACCTGGGCACTCCAATGTTCCTCGGCTGGGTGGGCTCGGCCTTTCACTTGACTGGCGGTTTCTTCTACCTGTGGTCAGTGTGCACGCCGCTCTGCGGAAGAGAGGCAAC GGTAATTACCGTCCAGGCTCTACCAGACTCCGAGCAAAACAAGTCCACCACAGCTCTGTCCACAGTGTCCGAGATCACCTCCAAGACCAAAGTGTCCTCCGTGTCCGAGCTGTCGTCCAAGTCGGAGCGCTCAGACCTGTCCGGCATTTCCTCGAGATCAGGACGCACAGACAAGTCAGGCCGGTCATCGAAGACTGGGCGAACCAGCAGGTCCACAGGATCTTCTGGGTCTTCTGGGTCTTCTGGGTCA TCCGGCGTCTCATCGAGGTCCAGCGTATCGACTTTGTCCGAGTCGAGGAGCAGCGGCAGCAGCCGGACAGTGTCATCGCTGTCAGGCAGCTCAAGGAGTGAGACCACAGTTCATCAAAAGCTCtaa
- the LOC115021935 gene encoding claudin-10-like, translating to MWRRPAQILGLLLCILGWSFVGCTLAMDHWRVAQLGGQGGSSVVVTALFWSDLWKDCYEDSTSLVNCVDFRVLWTVKTYIQAVRGLLMIGLCLGFIGTVLTFFGMECTHIGGDQRSNDRMLITASAFHLLGCVSDVAAYCLYINRVAAAFLHSKADPSKVRYEIGAPLYLGLVGSFLSLLGCTVHCVTACRANHPKSRHPTVPFISERGEHICGASKRSNVLRNASSYKMASVLLV from the exons ATGTGGAGGAGACCGGCTCAGATCCTGGGCCTGCTGCTCTGCATACTGGGCTGGAGCTTTGTGGGCTGCACCCTTGCTATGGA TCACTGGAGGGTGGCCCAGCTGGGGGGTCAGGGGGGCTCCTCTGTGGTGGTGACAGCTTTGTTCTGGTCTGACCTGTGGAAGGACTGCTATGAAGACTCCACCTCTCTGGTGAACTGTGTCGACTTCCGCGTGCTTTGGACAGTCAAAA CATACATCCAGGCAGTCAGGGGGCTCCTGATGATTGGCCTATGTCTCGGCTTCATTGGCACAGTGCTCACCTTTTTTGGAATGGAGTGCACACACATTGGTGGAGACCAGAGAAGTAACGACAGGATGTTAATAACAGCGTCTGCTTTCCATCTGCTCGGTT GCGTATCAGACGTGGCTGCTTATTGTTTATACATAAACAGAGTGGCTGCAGCCTTTTTACACAGCAAAGCAGATCCATCCAAAGTGAG ATATGAAATTGGAGCCCCCCTGTACCTCGGCCTGGTGGGGAGTTTCCTCAGTCTACTTGGTTGTACAGTTCACTGTGTAACTGCATGCAGAGCTAACCACCCAAAAAG CAGACATCCCACGGTTCCCTTCATCAGTGAAAGAGGAGAACACATCTGTGGAGCATCAAAAAGGTCTAATGTCCTCAGAAACGCCTCTTCCTACAAGATGGCTTCTGTTTTGCTCGTGTAA
- the cldn10d gene encoding claudin-10 produces MKYRTLVMYMEIGCFVSCLCGWILVCSTLPTEYWTFSEVGSIVLTTSNYYSNLWKDCISDTTGVSDCKDYPSMLALPAFLHACRALAVCAVITGFFGGVLTLIGMKCTKIGGSEIANARVTFAGGITYLVSGFCGMITYSWWANRLVTEFLDPNFRAQKFEIGAAVFIGWGGSILLLSGATVMTYFSGKEGLPRSPERPRRPATYATARTRRTYMLPASSSRVTVRPPLFYEGRKSRATRATTKTSGTFNRDSFV; encoded by the exons ATGAAGTACAGGACGCTGGTGATGTACATGGAGATCGGCTGTTTCGTGTCCTGCCTGTGTGGCTGGATACTGGTGTGTTCCACTCTTCCCACAGAGTACTGGACTTTCTCCGAGGTGGGCAGCATCGTGCTGACAACCTCCAACTACTACTCCAACCTGTGGAAGGACTGCATCTCAGACACCACGGGGGTGTCCGACTGCAAGGACTACCCTTCCATGCTGGCCCTGCCTG CGTTCCTACACGCATGCAGAGCGCTCGCCGTCTGTGCCGTCATCACGGGTTTCTTTGGAGGCGTCCTCACACTCATAGGGATGAAATGCACTAAAATAGGTGGATCGGAGATTGCCAATGCGAGGGTGACCTTCGCAGGCGGTATAACCTACCTGGTTTCAg GATTCTGTGGTATGATCACGTACTCATGGTGGGCCAACAGACTTGTAACAGAATTCTTGGATCCAAATTTCAGAGCACAGAA ATTTGAAATTGGAGCAGCTGTTTTCATTGGCTGGGGAGGCTccattcttctcctctctggagCGACAGTGATGACTTACTTCTCTGGAAAAGAAGGTCTGCCAAG ATCTCCAGAAAGGCCACGGAGACCGGCTACTTACGCCACCGCCCGGACCAGACGGACCTACATGCTGCCAGCCTCGTCGTCCAGAGTGACTGTGCGGCCGCCGCTGTTCTATGAAGGCAGGAAGAGCCGAGCAACCAGAGCGACAACGAAGACCAGCGGGACCTTCAACAGGGACAGCTTTGTCTAA